A part of Amycolatopsis camponoti genomic DNA contains:
- a CDS encoding FAD-dependent oxidoreductase, with product MPDVLVAGAGPTGLLTAFELERAGLDVLVLERDARPTSQSKALGLQPRSVEVLADRGLLAAIEPHVRAKLPAGHFSGLPIDYTDLPTRFPYQLGVEQAHVTAAIEARLRTPVLRDAAVTAVRQDDDGVTVTAGGREHRAGWLVAADGGHSTVRTLLDVAFPGSPARISLVVADILLAAKPAGLADAWALPAGASGYLVPLSGGRYRTIVFGEEQQRLGRGEPVTAEEVQRALTAAHGPGILVGEVLWASRFGDAARQLERYRHGRVLFAGDAAHVHLPVGGQGLNLGLQDAANLGWKLAAAVRGTAPSALIDSYHDERHPIAARVLVSTRAQAVLGVPDPDAAAVREVVTGLLAVPEARHAVALELSGIGVTYPGVSGRAQVPAAPDGRAVLLGATLPEGWSGRVEQRSGAEPRLVRPDGYVVWSGGPGLEDALHRWFGPPEAGRTASATVAGTARPAI from the coding sequence ATGCCTGACGTCCTGGTCGCGGGCGCCGGGCCCACCGGCCTGCTGACCGCGTTCGAGCTGGAGCGCGCCGGACTCGACGTGCTGGTCCTCGAACGGGACGCCCGGCCCACCTCGCAGTCGAAAGCCCTCGGCCTGCAGCCCCGGTCGGTCGAGGTGCTGGCCGACCGGGGCCTGCTCGCGGCGATCGAGCCGCACGTGCGGGCGAAGCTGCCTGCCGGGCACTTCTCGGGTCTTCCGATCGACTACACCGACCTGCCGACGCGCTTCCCGTACCAGCTCGGCGTCGAACAGGCCCACGTCACGGCGGCGATCGAGGCGCGGCTGCGCACCCCGGTGCTGCGCGACGCGGCCGTCACCGCCGTGCGGCAGGACGACGACGGCGTCACCGTCACGGCGGGCGGACGCGAGCACCGGGCCGGCTGGCTCGTCGCCGCCGACGGCGGGCACAGCACGGTGCGCACGCTGCTGGACGTCGCGTTCCCCGGCAGCCCGGCGCGGATCTCGCTGGTCGTCGCCGACATCCTGCTGGCGGCCAAGCCCGCCGGCCTGGCCGACGCCTGGGCACTGCCGGCCGGCGCGTCGGGCTACCTGGTCCCGCTGTCGGGCGGCCGCTACCGCACGATCGTCTTCGGCGAGGAGCAGCAGCGGCTCGGCCGCGGTGAACCGGTCACGGCCGAGGAGGTGCAGCGGGCGCTGACCGCCGCCCACGGACCGGGGATCCTCGTCGGCGAGGTGCTGTGGGCGTCGCGCTTCGGCGACGCGGCCCGGCAGCTGGAGCGGTACCGCCACGGCCGGGTGCTGTTCGCCGGCGACGCCGCGCACGTCCACCTCCCGGTCGGCGGCCAGGGCCTCAACCTCGGTCTGCAGGACGCGGCGAACCTCGGCTGGAAGCTGGCCGCGGCGGTCCGCGGCACGGCGCCTTCCGCGTTGATCGACAGCTACCACGACGAACGCCACCCGATCGCGGCCCGCGTGCTGGTCAGCACCCGCGCCCAGGCGGTACTCGGCGTGCCCGACCCGGACGCGGCCGCCGTGCGCGAGGTCGTCACGGGGCTGCTGGCCGTCCCCGAGGCCCGCCACGCCGTCGCCCTGGAGCTTTCGGGCATCGGGGTGACGTACCCGGGGGTCTCCGGCCGCGCGCAAGTCCCGGCGGCACCCGACGGCCGTGCGGTGCTGCTCGGTGCGACGCTGCCGGAGGGGTGGTCCGGCCGGGTCGAGCAGCGGTCCGGCGCCGAGCCACGGCTCGTCCGGCCCGACGGCTACGTGGTGTGGTCCGGCGGCCCGGGCCTGGAAGACGCACTGCACCGCTGGTTCGGGCCGCCCGAGGCCGGCCGGACGGCCTCCGCGACCGTCGCCGGCACGGCTCGCCCGGCGATCTGA
- a CDS encoding VC0807 family protein produces MMIEEKTVPDAGLRRLVRANVLTVVFEVLVPMALFYGLRGAGVSQWWALMAGVLVAAPYVVWTIVRNRKVDLVALVTLSVLVLSVVLGLLSDDPRTLVIREGWTAALGGVFGAWMLVSVFVGRPAQLTLGRTIAEVKRGAEGAEAWAGRWETDARFRRGLRINTAAWGAVLLAGAVLHIVLVYTLPIDLIALVTNVAWFGALALLIVWHVWYLRKENLDA; encoded by the coding sequence ATGATGATCGAAGAGAAGACCGTGCCCGACGCCGGCCTGCGCCGGCTGGTCCGCGCCAACGTGCTGACCGTGGTGTTCGAAGTGCTCGTGCCGATGGCGCTGTTCTACGGCCTGCGCGGCGCCGGCGTGAGCCAGTGGTGGGCGCTGATGGCCGGTGTCCTGGTGGCCGCGCCGTACGTGGTGTGGACGATCGTGCGCAACCGCAAGGTCGACCTCGTCGCCCTGGTCACGCTGAGCGTCCTGGTGCTGTCGGTGGTGCTGGGCCTGCTCTCGGACGACCCGCGCACGCTGGTGATCCGCGAAGGCTGGACCGCGGCGCTGGGCGGGGTGTTCGGCGCGTGGATGCTGGTCTCGGTGTTCGTCGGCCGTCCGGCGCAGCTGACGCTGGGGCGCACGATCGCCGAGGTCAAACGCGGTGCCGAGGGCGCGGAAGCGTGGGCGGGCCGCTGGGAGACCGACGCCCGGTTCCGGCGTGGCCTGCGGATCAACACGGCCGCCTGGGGCGCGGTGCTGCTGGCCGGCGCGGTGCTGCACATCGTGCTCGTCTACACGCTGCCGATCGACCTGATCGCGCTGGTCACCAACGTGGCGTGGTTCGGCGCGCTGGCCCTGCTGATCGTCTGGCACGTCTGGTACCTCCGCAAGGAGAACCTCGATGCCTGA
- a CDS encoding TetR/AcrR family transcriptional regulator — translation MRARTFTESGRRAQIVRAAIEVIAEAGYAKASFSRIAKQAGLSSTGMISYHFAGKDDLLAACVTEIEEITGAFMQPRIDAAVGHVAQLRAFVEANVELVGEHPAEIRALIDLVKNAGSQSAGVNGRLALFEEHFRTGQAAGAFGPLDPRTTALAFTSGLDAVVATAAAAGLAPTELTRIGRELADLYVRATAPESAGGSA, via the coding sequence ATGCGAGCAAGAACGTTCACCGAGTCCGGCAGGCGGGCGCAGATCGTGCGGGCGGCGATCGAAGTCATCGCCGAGGCCGGCTACGCCAAGGCGTCGTTCAGCCGGATCGCGAAGCAGGCGGGCCTGTCGAGCACCGGCATGATCAGCTACCACTTCGCAGGCAAGGACGATCTGCTCGCCGCGTGCGTCACGGAGATCGAGGAGATCACCGGGGCGTTCATGCAGCCGCGCATCGACGCCGCCGTCGGGCACGTCGCGCAGCTGCGCGCCTTCGTCGAAGCGAACGTCGAGCTCGTCGGCGAGCACCCGGCCGAAATCCGCGCGCTGATCGACCTGGTGAAGAACGCCGGCTCGCAGAGCGCCGGCGTGAACGGGCGGCTCGCGCTGTTCGAAGAGCACTTCCGCACCGGGCAGGCGGCGGGCGCGTTCGGCCCGCTCGACCCCCGGACCACGGCGCTCGCCTTCACCTCCGGCCTCGACGCCGTCGTCGCCACGGCGGCCGCCGCCGGGCTGGCACCCACCGAGCTCACGCGCATCGGCCGTGAGCTCGCCGACCTCTACGTGCGGGCGACCGCACCCGAATCCGCTGGGGGATCCGCATGA
- a CDS encoding GGDEF domain-containing protein: MDGARPAEPRVGRIRGALNPAHWTLWRQRGSLIFYCFLVESVALVATVWTAAVVPVHGWDLVVFGVLAALGVLQAELGRQIERVRRLVSDTPHINLTSVWTFAGVLLLPPALVTALIAVLYLHLATRSLARMKRVPPFRTTLNATLVVITCYSAELVLARLGVGDMYAALTAGWRGITAIALAAVTYFLVSAITIVPALTITKRTIKAFFGGLGDNLLEVATLCLGLLTALTLATLPALAVAIVPPLLVLHRAVLIKQLEIAATTDEKTGLFNTTGWHLLASRELARAQRSSRSTFGVLMIDLDYFKLINDQHGHLAGDTVLRAVAATIKSAVRDYDSVGRFGGEEFVVLLPDIGPAAVLAVAERVRSAIESLKVEYEDGSHLRVIDALSASIGVATYPDGGTAVERLLQAADKALYRAKDAGRNQVVDGTATA; the protein is encoded by the coding sequence ATGGACGGCGCCCGTCCGGCCGAACCCCGCGTGGGCCGGATCCGTGGGGCGCTGAACCCTGCTCACTGGACCCTCTGGCGGCAGCGCGGGTCGCTGATCTTCTACTGCTTCCTCGTCGAGTCCGTGGCGCTCGTCGCCACCGTCTGGACCGCCGCCGTGGTGCCCGTCCACGGGTGGGATCTCGTCGTCTTCGGCGTCCTCGCCGCCCTCGGCGTGCTGCAGGCGGAGCTCGGCCGGCAGATCGAGCGCGTCCGGCGGCTGGTGTCCGACACCCCGCACATCAACCTGACGTCGGTCTGGACGTTCGCCGGCGTGCTGCTCCTCCCGCCCGCGCTCGTCACGGCCCTGATCGCCGTCCTCTACCTGCACCTGGCGACGCGCAGCCTCGCGCGGATGAAGCGCGTCCCCCCGTTCCGGACCACGCTGAACGCCACGCTGGTCGTCATCACCTGCTACTCGGCCGAGCTCGTGCTCGCCCGGCTCGGCGTCGGCGACATGTACGCGGCGCTGACGGCGGGCTGGCGCGGCATCACGGCGATCGCGCTGGCCGCGGTGACGTACTTCCTGGTCTCGGCGATCACGATCGTCCCGGCGCTGACGATCACGAAGCGCACGATCAAGGCGTTCTTCGGCGGCCTCGGCGACAACCTCCTCGAGGTCGCGACGCTCTGCCTGGGCCTGCTCACGGCGTTGACGCTGGCGACGCTGCCCGCGCTCGCCGTCGCGATCGTGCCGCCGCTGCTGGTGCTGCACCGGGCGGTGCTGATCAAGCAGCTGGAGATCGCCGCGACGACCGACGAGAAAACCGGCCTGTTCAACACGACCGGGTGGCACCTGCTCGCTTCCCGCGAACTGGCCCGCGCCCAGCGCAGCTCGCGCAGCACGTTCGGCGTGCTGATGATCGACCTCGACTACTTCAAGCTGATCAACGACCAGCACGGCCACCTGGCGGGCGACACGGTGCTGCGCGCGGTCGCGGCGACGATCAAGAGCGCCGTCCGCGACTACGACTCGGTCGGCCGGTTCGGCGGCGAGGAGTTCGTGGTCCTGCTGCCGGACATCGGCCCGGCGGCGGTGCTCGCGGTGGCCGAGCGCGTCCGGTCGGCGATCGAGTCGCTGAAAGTGGAGTACGAGGACGGCAGCCACCTCCGCGTGATCGACGCCCTGTCGGCGTCGATCGGCGTCGCGACCTACCCGGACGGCGGGACGGCCGTCGAGCGTCTGCTGCAGGCTGCGGACAAGGCGCTGTACCGGGCCAAGGACGCGGGCCGCAACCAGGTCGTCGACGGCACCGCCACGGCTTAA
- a CDS encoding glucose 1-dehydrogenase, with amino-acid sequence MGARFAGKVVLVTGGGSGIGLATAKAFAAEGATVVVAGRDEQRLASAVKEIGDAASAVRVDVTDSADVARMVETVVARHGALDVAFNNAGILGSPAPVADLEEDAFEAVLATNVTGLWRCLKHEVAHMRAHGGGKIVNMASNIGAHGRLPNMAAYAASKAAVSVLTRTAARDHIADGVRINAVSPGATDTDMSLRPGETDADRAARLKDAIPLGRVGATAEVAAAVLWLASDEAAFTVGHDLVVDGGATA; translated from the coding sequence ATGGGGGCACGGTTCGCGGGCAAGGTCGTCCTGGTGACCGGCGGCGGCTCGGGCATCGGGCTGGCGACGGCGAAGGCGTTCGCGGCCGAGGGCGCGACGGTGGTCGTCGCGGGCCGGGACGAGCAGCGGCTCGCATCCGCGGTCAAGGAGATCGGGGACGCGGCGAGTGCGGTGAGGGTCGACGTGACCGACTCGGCGGACGTGGCGCGGATGGTCGAGACGGTCGTCGCGCGACACGGCGCACTGGACGTCGCGTTCAACAACGCGGGCATCCTCGGGTCGCCGGCCCCGGTCGCCGACCTCGAAGAGGACGCTTTCGAGGCGGTGCTGGCCACGAACGTGACCGGGTTGTGGCGGTGCCTGAAGCACGAGGTCGCGCACATGCGGGCGCACGGCGGCGGCAAGATCGTCAACATGGCGTCGAACATCGGTGCGCACGGCCGGCTGCCGAACATGGCGGCGTACGCGGCGTCGAAGGCCGCGGTCAGCGTGCTGACCCGCACGGCGGCGCGCGACCACATCGCCGACGGCGTCCGCATCAACGCGGTCAGCCCGGGGGCGACCGACACGGACATGTCGCTGCGTCCCGGCGAGACGGACGCGGACCGCGCCGCGCGGCTGAAGGACGCGATCCCGCTGGGCCGGGTGGGAGCCACCGCCGAGGTGGCCGCCGCGGTGCTGTGGCTGGCTTCGGACGAAGCGGCCTTCACCGTGGGGCACGACCTGGTGGTCGACGGCGGCGCGACCGCCTGA
- a CDS encoding TetR/AcrR family transcriptional regulator: MSRVKEFDVDEACDAALALFRRQGYEATSVSDLVTHLGVAKASLYATFGTKHDFYVTALKRYAERTDTRVMSELSKPGPGVAAVRRLLDGYVADILGEDGPIGCFVVNAAIELLPRDPAVARIVERSWDTLEVALTMALERARSQGELPDGSDPATLARFLLTVLQGLRVLGKGTDAASRLHSAVSQAMRVLIRD, translated from the coding sequence ATGTCCAGGGTCAAGGAGTTCGACGTCGACGAAGCCTGCGACGCCGCGCTCGCGCTCTTCCGGCGTCAAGGCTACGAAGCGACGTCGGTCAGCGACCTCGTCACACACCTCGGCGTCGCGAAGGCGAGCCTGTACGCGACCTTCGGCACGAAGCACGACTTCTACGTGACGGCGCTGAAGCGCTACGCCGAGCGGACCGACACGCGGGTCATGTCCGAGCTGTCGAAACCGGGGCCGGGCGTCGCCGCGGTCCGGCGGCTTCTCGACGGTTATGTGGCGGATATCCTCGGCGAGGACGGGCCGATCGGCTGTTTCGTCGTCAACGCGGCGATCGAGCTGCTCCCCCGCGATCCGGCGGTCGCCCGGATCGTGGAGCGCAGCTGGGACACCCTCGAAGTCGCGCTGACGATGGCGCTCGAACGCGCTCGCTCGCAGGGCGAACTCCCGGACGGCAGCGACCCGGCGACGCTGGCCCGGTTCCTGCTCACCGTGCTCCAGGGGCTGCGCGTCCTGGGCAAGGGCACGGACGCGGCTAGCCGGCTGCACTCGGCCGTCTCGCAGGCGATGCGCGTACTCATTCGAGACTGA
- a CDS encoding non-homologous end joining protein Ku: MRAMWMGTIGFGSYAIPVKAYSATEDREIPLHQVHEADGGRVRVKRVCEVDGAEVPPEQMVRGYVVPGGDVVLLSDHELASLPMPGRTIAIRGFAPLADVDPIWFAKSYYLEPEPAGTKPYVLFSEALQQSGRIALVTVALRRRETLGALRVRDQVIVLETMLWPDEVRTPDFPFRHADVDIRPGELRRAVNLVEELTGEFDPGRYPDRYREAFQALVQAKIDGAEVVQPTAAAQAEGVTRLLAALQESASEAEDERTASVAKAKAAASRAAKARTTARRAAARNRAKTS; the protein is encoded by the coding sequence ATGCGCGCGATGTGGATGGGCACGATCGGGTTCGGCAGTTACGCCATTCCGGTGAAGGCGTACAGCGCGACCGAGGACCGCGAGATCCCGCTGCACCAGGTGCACGAGGCCGACGGCGGCCGCGTCCGGGTCAAGCGGGTGTGCGAGGTCGACGGTGCCGAGGTGCCGCCCGAGCAGATGGTCCGCGGGTACGTCGTGCCCGGCGGTGACGTCGTCCTACTGTCGGATCACGAGCTCGCGTCGCTCCCGATGCCCGGCCGCACGATCGCCATCCGCGGGTTCGCGCCGCTCGCCGACGTCGACCCGATCTGGTTCGCGAAGAGCTACTACCTCGAGCCGGAGCCGGCGGGCACGAAGCCGTACGTGCTGTTCAGCGAGGCCTTGCAGCAGTCGGGGCGGATCGCGCTGGTCACGGTCGCCCTGCGCCGCCGCGAGACGCTCGGCGCCCTGCGCGTGCGCGACCAGGTGATCGTGCTGGAGACGATGTTGTGGCCCGACGAGGTGCGCACGCCCGACTTCCCGTTCCGGCACGCCGACGTCGACATCCGGCCCGGTGAGCTGCGGCGCGCGGTGAACCTCGTCGAGGAGCTGACCGGCGAGTTCGACCCCGGCCGCTATCCCGACCGTTACCGCGAGGCGTTCCAGGCGTTGGTCCAGGCGAAGATCGACGGCGCGGAGGTCGTCCAGCCGACGGCCGCCGCGCAGGCGGAGGGCGTCACGCGGCTGCTGGCGGCCCTGCAGGAGTCGGCGTCCGAAGCCGAAGACGAGCGCACCGCGTCCGTCGCGAAGGCCAAGGCTGCGGCGTCGAGGGCGGCGAAGGCGCGCACGACGGCGAGGCGGGCCGCGGCCCGCAACCGCGCGAAGACGTCTTGA
- a CDS encoding MarR family winged helix-turn-helix transcriptional regulator: MQPEPDVAAPVSADPELAELARRVREGVGRLNWRMRSERDLNGPGPAVLAVLSRLYRAGTHTPTELAEAERLQPQSLTRILAWVTERELVTRSPDPADGRRSLVSITPAGLAVLREYSIRRERWLAGAIESTLSPTERQLLSLASELMLRVADA, encoded by the coding sequence ATGCAGCCCGAACCCGACGTCGCAGCACCGGTCAGCGCGGACCCCGAGCTGGCCGAGCTGGCCCGGCGGGTCCGCGAGGGCGTCGGACGGCTGAACTGGCGGATGCGCTCGGAGCGGGACCTCAACGGCCCGGGCCCGGCGGTGCTGGCGGTGCTGAGCAGGCTCTACCGGGCGGGCACGCACACGCCGACCGAGCTGGCCGAGGCGGAGCGGCTGCAGCCGCAGTCGCTGACCCGGATCCTGGCCTGGGTGACCGAACGCGAGCTGGTGACGCGCTCACCGGATCCGGCGGACGGGCGCCGTTCGCTGGTGAGCATCACGCCGGCGGGGCTGGCCGTGCTGCGCGAGTACAGCATCCGGCGGGAACGCTGGCTGGCCGGCGCGATCGAGTCGACGTTGTCGCCGACCGAGCGGCAGCTGCTGAGCCTGGCTTCGGAGCTGATGCTCCGGGTCGCGGACGCCTGA
- a CDS encoding ABC transporter ATP-binding protein, with amino-acid sequence MTSATRPRPSLAEPAADTDEPVPLRRIAGLFRPHRGPLAALFSLIVLQAGLGVVSPFLLREILDDALPHRDTLLISVLAAGMIACAVGSGSLGVATTGLSNTIGQRVMNELRVTVYGHLQRMSLGFFTRTKSGEVLSRVFNDIGGVDNVITTTAGSMVQNATTTIAITAALFALDWQLAALSLIVVPLFLLFTLRLGKKRRTLARGRTRRMARLTTMVEESLSVTGVLLAKTMGNERAMRERFGAESREIASLERAAALAGRWQLASRAMSLTVIPALVYWIAGLALAGGASPISLGTVVAFTSMLNRLVAPASAMQTIGQNVATSKALFGRIFEVLDLPVEISDKPGAGTLDVRHGDVSMRGVSFRYDDEGPLTLHDIDLDVPAGTTTALVGSTGSGKTTLAYLVARLYEVSDGSVEIDGTDIRDVTLASLAAGVGMVSQETYLFHDTVRENLRFAKPDATDEEIEAAAKAAHIHDTLAGLPDGYDTVVGQRGYRFSGGEKQRMAIARILLRNPPVLILDEATSALDTRTERSVQAELDRLAAGRTTLTIAHRLSTVEHADQIVVLHEGRIVERGTHAELLARDGRYARLVRGTAY; translated from the coding sequence ATGACTTCCGCGACCAGACCCCGGCCGTCGCTCGCCGAACCGGCCGCCGACACCGACGAGCCGGTCCCCCTCCGGCGGATCGCCGGCCTGTTCCGCCCGCACCGCGGGCCCCTCGCCGCGCTGTTCTCGCTGATCGTGCTGCAGGCCGGCCTCGGCGTCGTCTCGCCGTTCCTGCTGCGGGAGATCCTCGACGACGCGCTGCCGCACCGCGACACGCTCCTGATCAGCGTCCTGGCGGCGGGGATGATCGCCTGCGCGGTCGGCAGCGGCTCCCTCGGCGTCGCCACGACCGGGCTGTCCAACACCATCGGCCAGCGGGTGATGAACGAGCTGCGCGTCACCGTCTACGGCCACCTGCAGCGGATGTCACTGGGCTTCTTCACCCGGACGAAGAGCGGCGAAGTGCTCTCGCGGGTGTTCAACGACATCGGCGGTGTCGACAACGTCATCACCACGACCGCCGGGTCGATGGTGCAGAACGCGACCACGACGATCGCCATCACCGCGGCGCTGTTCGCGCTCGACTGGCAGCTCGCGGCGCTCTCGCTGATCGTCGTCCCGCTGTTCCTGCTGTTCACGCTGCGGCTCGGCAAGAAGCGGCGGACGCTGGCCCGCGGCCGGACCCGGCGGATGGCCCGGCTGACCACGATGGTCGAGGAGTCCCTGTCGGTCACCGGCGTGCTGCTCGCCAAGACCATGGGCAACGAACGGGCGATGCGCGAGCGGTTCGGCGCGGAGTCGCGGGAGATCGCGTCGCTGGAACGCGCGGCGGCACTGGCCGGACGCTGGCAGCTCGCGTCGCGGGCGATGAGCCTGACCGTGATCCCGGCGCTGGTCTACTGGATCGCCGGGCTGGCGCTGGCGGGCGGCGCGTCGCCGATCTCGCTCGGCACGGTCGTGGCGTTCACCAGCATGCTCAACCGCCTGGTCGCGCCGGCCAGCGCGATGCAGACGATCGGGCAGAACGTGGCGACGTCGAAGGCGCTGTTCGGGCGCATCTTCGAGGTCCTCGACCTGCCGGTGGAGATCAGCGACAAGCCGGGCGCGGGCACGCTGGACGTCCGGCATGGGGACGTCTCGATGCGCGGTGTCTCCTTCCGCTACGACGACGAAGGCCCGCTGACGCTGCACGACATCGACCTCGACGTCCCGGCCGGGACCACGACGGCGCTGGTCGGCTCGACCGGCTCGGGCAAGACGACGCTCGCGTACCTGGTGGCGCGGCTGTACGAGGTGAGCGACGGGTCCGTGGAGATCGACGGCACCGACATCCGCGACGTCACGCTGGCCTCGCTCGCGGCGGGCGTCGGGATGGTGTCGCAGGAGACCTACCTGTTCCACGACACCGTCCGCGAGAACCTGCGCTTCGCGAAACCGGACGCGACCGACGAGGAGATCGAGGCGGCGGCGAAGGCCGCGCACATCCACGACACCCTGGCCGGGCTGCCCGACGGGTACGACACGGTCGTGGGCCAGCGCGGCTACCGCTTCTCCGGTGGCGAGAAGCAGCGGATGGCGATCGCCCGGATCCTGCTGCGCAACCCGCCGGTGCTCATCCTCGACGAGGCGACCAGCGCGCTGGACACCCGCACCGAACGCTCGGTGCAGGCCGAGCTCGACCGGCTCGCCGCGGGCCGCACGACGCTGACGATCGCGCACCGGCTGTCCACTGTGGAGCACGCCGACCAGATCGTGGTGCTGCACGAGGGCCGGATCGTCGAACGCGGCACGCACGCGGAGCTGCTGGCGCGCGACGGGCGGTACGCCCGGCTGGTGCGGGGAACCGCCTACTGA
- the ffh gene encoding signal recognition particle protein, with protein MFDTLSDRLTAALQTLTRKGKLSDADIDATAREIRIALLEADVALGVVKTFIARIKERAKGAEVSQALNPAQQVIKIVNEELVGILGGETRRLNLAKNPPTVIMLAGLQGAGKTTLAGKLALWLKKQGHAPMLVACDLQRPNAVTQLQVVGERAGVVTFAPEPGNGVGDPVDVARRAIAEAKHAQHDVVVVDTAGRLGVDEELMKQAADIRDAVQPDETLFVVDAMIGQDAVTTAEAFRDGVGFTGVVLTKLDGDARGGAALSVREVTGQPILFASNGEKLEDFDTFHPDRMASRILGMGDVLTLIEQAEQAFDQDQAEKAAEKLSSGQLTLEDFLEQMLAVRKMGPIGNLLGMLPGAGQMKDQLAQVDDKHLDKLQAIIRGMTPAERDNPKMINGSRRLRIANGSGVSVREVNDLVNRFFEARKMMAQMAGRFGFGGGGGGSKTRKGKKGKKGRGPTQPKVRGGFPGGMPMLPPGGQMPGGMPDLSKLGGMNDVPGFDPSKFKLPKNPKDN; from the coding sequence GTGTTCGACACCCTGTCCGATCGGCTCACCGCCGCCCTGCAGACGCTCACGCGCAAGGGCAAGCTGTCCGACGCCGACATCGACGCCACCGCGCGCGAGATCCGCATCGCGCTGCTGGAGGCCGACGTCGCCCTCGGCGTGGTCAAGACCTTCATCGCGCGGATCAAGGAGCGGGCGAAGGGCGCCGAGGTCTCCCAGGCGCTCAACCCCGCCCAGCAGGTCATCAAGATCGTCAACGAGGAGCTCGTCGGCATCCTCGGCGGCGAGACGCGCCGGCTGAACCTGGCCAAGAACCCGCCCACCGTGATCATGCTCGCGGGCCTGCAGGGTGCCGGTAAGACGACGCTCGCCGGCAAGCTCGCGCTGTGGCTGAAGAAGCAGGGCCACGCGCCGATGCTGGTCGCCTGCGACCTCCAGCGCCCGAACGCCGTGACGCAGCTGCAGGTCGTCGGCGAGCGCGCCGGGGTCGTCACCTTCGCGCCGGAGCCCGGCAACGGCGTCGGCGACCCGGTCGACGTCGCCCGCCGCGCCATCGCCGAGGCGAAGCACGCGCAGCACGACGTCGTTGTGGTCGACACCGCCGGTCGCCTGGGCGTCGACGAAGAGCTGATGAAGCAGGCCGCGGACATCCGCGACGCCGTCCAGCCGGACGAGACGCTGTTCGTCGTCGACGCGATGATCGGCCAGGACGCCGTGACCACGGCGGAGGCGTTCCGCGACGGCGTCGGCTTCACCGGCGTCGTGCTGACGAAGCTCGACGGTGACGCCCGCGGTGGTGCCGCGCTGAGCGTCCGCGAGGTCACCGGCCAGCCGATCCTCTTCGCCTCCAACGGCGAGAAGCTCGAGGACTTCGACACCTTCCACCCGGACCGGATGGCGTCGCGGATCCTCGGCATGGGCGACGTGCTGACCCTGATCGAGCAGGCCGAGCAGGCCTTCGACCAGGACCAGGCCGAGAAGGCCGCGGAGAAGCTGTCGAGCGGCCAGCTCACCCTCGAAGACTTCCTCGAGCAGATGCTCGCGGTCCGCAAGATGGGCCCGATCGGCAACCTGCTCGGCATGCTTCCGGGCGCCGGCCAGATGAAGGACCAGCTGGCCCAGGTCGACGACAAGCACCTCGACAAGCTGCAGGCGATCATCCGCGGCATGACGCCCGCCGAGCGCGACAACCCGAAGATGATCAACGGGTCGCGCCGGCTGCGCATCGCCAACGGCTCGGGCGTCTCCGTCCGCGAGGTCAACGACCTGGTCAACCGGTTCTTCGAGGCACGCAAGATGATGGCCCAGATGGCCGGCCGGTTCGGCTTCGGCGGCGGGGGTGGCGGCTCCAAGACGCGCAAGGGCAAGAAGGGCAAGAAGGGCCGCGGCCCGACGCAGCCCAAGGTCCGCGGCGGCTTCCCCGGCGGCATGCCGATGCTGCCTCCCGGCGGGCAGATGCCCGGCGGGATGCCCGACCTTTCGAAGCTGGGCGGCATGAACGACGTCCCGGGCTTCGACCCGTCGAAGTTCAAGCTGCCGAAGAACCCCAAGGACAATTGA